The Banduia mediterranea DNA window CCGCAGAAGCTGCAGAACGAACCGTCACCGCCACCGAAGCCGCCGCAGGAACCACCCGACACAGGCAAACCGTTCGATCCTCTGGGCATCGATACGCCGGTGTTGTGAGGTCCGGCGATCGGCAACCGGAACGGCTACACGAGCGTTTCGAAACAAGCCGCAGGCAGAATGGAGCGCAGCGGAATCCGGGAGCAAGGTTTCACAATGTGGCCCCGTTCCCGGATACCTGCTAATCCTTGAGCATTAGCCGCGGCACCGGCCGCCCGGCCAGCAGATGCTCGTCGATGATCTCGTCGACGTCGTCTTCGTCCACGTAGGTGTACCAGACGTTGTCCGGATACACGACGATCACCGGGCCTTCCTCGCAGCGCTCGAGGCATCCTGCCATATTGATGCGGACCTTGCCCACGCCGGCTGCTCCGGCGTGCTTGATCCGCTTCTTGGCGTAATCGCGCACCCGTGTCGCGCCCTTGTCATTGCAGCAACTGCGCTCCCCGGGCGCGCGCTGATTGCAGCAGAAGAAGACGTGGTGGCGGTAGTGACTCATGCGTTCAGGGATCGGCCTTGCCGAACTCGTAGGACAGATTGATGGAGGTCTCGGTATCGGTCTTTTCATTGCCCTCGCTGACCACGCTGTTGTGACGCGCGGTAAACGCCAGGGCAGCGAACAGATTGCCGATGATCGACAGCTTCAACTGTGACACCGATTCGGTATAGGTGTTGGACTCGCCGTATTCGGCCAGCAAGGTCTGCGTGAACTTGCTGGTGGGGCTGATCGTCCAGGCATAGTCCAGCCCGGTCGTGCCAACAAAGTCATCGGAGCGGCTGTCTGGCGGCTCCGCATATTCGTTCTGACGCGCGCCGGCGCCGGCTTCGAGGTCGAGCTGGTGCGCATCCGTGTTGAAGATTCTGCGGCCGTAGCCCACCGTTTCCACGGTGCGTTCGCGCACGCTCGCGAACAGATCCTTCTGCCAATCGGCCGCGAAATAGATGTAGTCAGTATCGGTGAAACTGAAGTCCGCCTTGTAGCCCACCGTGTAACGCTCCGCCGTGGTTTCCTCCTCGTCACGCGCCTGCGTGAACGAGAGGTGGGACGAATGCTCCCATGGCCCCGTCACATACGCGAGCTTCAGCTTTCCGTTGGACGTTGTGGTTTCGCTGTTGCCGCTGGTCATGATCAATCCAGCGGTCACGTCGCCCGACCATCCATCGGCCAGGGCCACGCTCGATCCGCTCATGAGAATCAGGGCTGTTGCGATACGTTTCACCATGCACTCCTTGTCGAACTTGAATGGGGCAACGTTCAGGCGCCAGGCGTCCCGAACACAGTGGGCAGCGCCGGCTGCGGCCGGCGCCATTTTGTCGCCTCGCAGCGCGACCCGACCCGAACCAGGCCAGTGCTTCGGGCCAGGGCTAACGGCCATGCCGCCAAGCGGCACCCTGCAGAATGAATCTGCTGCGGCATGGCCGTTCCCCTCAGCCACCGCTCGCAGTCGCGAGCGCCCCCCTCTCTCCCGCAAACGCGGCGAGGGTAGATCGGCATCACGCGGCGCGTGATTCACGTTAAGAACACCAAGCGGTTTATTGCTCGATGCCCGCATTCGCGGACGCCGGCTCCGGCACCAGGCGTGACAGCG harbors:
- a CDS encoding (2Fe-2S) ferredoxin domain-containing protein, yielding MSHYRHHVFFCCNQRAPGERSCCNDKGATRVRDYAKKRIKHAGAAGVGKVRINMAGCLERCEEGPVIVVYPDNVWYTYVDEDDVDEIIDEHLLAGRPVPRLMLKD
- a CDS encoding DUF481 domain-containing protein, with translation MKRIATALILMSGSSVALADGWSGDVTAGLIMTSGNSETTTSNGKLKLAYVTGPWEHSSHLSFTQARDEEETTAERYTVGYKADFSFTDTDYIYFAADWQKDLFASVRERTVETVGYGRRIFNTDAHQLDLEAGAGARQNEYAEPPDSRSDDFVGTTGLDYAWTISPTSKFTQTLLAEYGESNTYTESVSQLKLSIIGNLFAALAFTARHNSVVSEGNEKTDTETSINLSYEFGKADP